ACAGCGTTTTCTCCTTTGCAACTTACATTAACGGAATCTTAAAGTTAAGCTTTATTAATAGTATCCTTCCGATTGTCGGAATTCTATTGACTGTTTTTGTTGTAAAAAAAGTCCTAAATGGAAGTATCCAAAAAGGAACTTCTCAAATACTTTATGCTGTAGCCAAAAAAGCCAGTATCATTCCGAGAAAGCAGATGTATGCTCAAATCGTAACGAGTTCGTTAACAGTTGGCTTAGGAGGTTCTGCCGGTTTAGAAAGTCCGATTGTAATTACAGGTGCCGCATTTGGTTCTAATTATGCTCAGAATTATAAAATGCAGTATAAGGACAGAACCTTATTAATTGGATGTGGTGTTGCTGCTGGAATTGCCGCTGCTTTTAATGCTCCAATTGCCGGTGTTCTTTTTGCAATTGAAGTTTTATTGGTAGACGTGAGCATTTCTGCTTTTACACCGATTATGATTTCTGCGGCAACCGGTGCATTAGTTTCAGCTATTGTTTTGGACGAAAGCATTCTTTTAAGCTTCAAAAAACAAGAAACATTCGATTATCACAATATTCCTTTTTATGTAATATTAGGGGTTTTAACAGGGCTAACAGCAATTTATTATTCCCGAAATTTCCAGAGAGTAGAACATTATTTTGCCAAACAACAGATCAATCCTTATAAAAAAGCATTAATTGGCTCGTCACTTTTAGCATTGCTGATTTTTGTTTTTCCAACTCTATTTGGCGAAGGATATGAAAGCATTAGAACCTTATCTGAAACCGATCCTGGAAAATTATTAGACAATACTCTTTTTGCAGATTTTAGAAATAATCAATGGGTTTTACTGCTTTTTGTGGGTGCCACTATGATGATGAAAGTTTTTGCCTCGGGACTAACTCTTGGAAGCGGTGGAAATGGAGGAAACTTTGCTCCTTCTCTATTTTTAGGTTCTTATCTGGGATATTTCTTTTCTAAGCTAATAACAATGATAGGTTTGTCAAAACTACCAATTACCAACTTTACCATGGTTGGAATGGCGGGTATTTTGAGTGGATTATTTCACGCTCCATTAACGGCAATATTTTTAATTGCAGAAATCACAGGAGGTTACGGTTTAATGATTCCGCTTATGATTGTTTCTTCCATCAGTTTTGCAATTTCAAAACGTTACGAAAAATATTCGCTTGACGTAAAAGGATTAGTAAAAAAAGGTCACGCTTTTACCAGTAATAAAGATTCTAATATTCTTTCCACTTTAGACATTGATACTATTATTCAATGTGATTATTTAACAGTTCACCCGGAAGAAAATTTGAGCAAATTGGTTGATCTTATTTCTCATTCCAATCAAGTCGTTTTTGCGGTTGTTGACAATGAAAAAGAATTGGTTGGTGTAGTCCATTTTAATGATATCCGAGAAATTATCTTTAATTCCTATCGAGTAAAATACACTCAGATAAAAGATGTTATGAAAACTCCTGCCGCAACAATTTCTTCTTTTGACAGCATGGAAATTGTAATGAGTAAATTCGAAAAATCTAAATCGGCATTTCTTCCGGTTTTACGAAATGGAAAATACTACGGTTTCATATCCAAATCTATAGCATTGGAAGCTTACAGAACCAAACTACGCGCTATGACGATAGAATAACCTTAATATCGGATAAGTTAAAAATTTTTATTATCCGATATTAAGAAGTACTTTTGTAGGATTATGTGGAATATAAACCTAACATACAGAGAAGAATTTCAATCAACATTTGATCGGTTGTACCAAAAAAGGCAGGAACTGCAAACCAGCAGACCATTGCCTAATATCGCTTTGAATAAAATCCGTGAAAGTTTATCTCTAGAATGGACTTACAATTCAAATAGTATTGAAGGAAATACAATGAGTCTACGCGAAACCCAAATGGTAATCCAGGAAGGCATTACGATTAAGGGAAAATCTCTTCGCGAACATTTTGAAACACACAATCACGATAAAGCAATCGACTATCTATATTCAATTGTAGATGAAAATTACAAGCTTAGAAGTATTGACATACTTTCTATCCATGGTCTTGTTTTACGATCCATTGAGGATGATTTTGCTGGGCGAATTCGAAATGGTGGTGTTCGTATTTCAGGAGCTAATTTTATGCCTCCAAACGCCAATAAGGTTTCAGATTATCTTGATGAATTAATTGAGTTTATCAATACAAATCCGTTAGGACTAAACGATATTGAATTGGCAACAATTTACCATCATAAACTAGTCTGGATTCATCCCTTTTTTGATGGAAACGGCCGTACAGTTCGTCTAAGCATGAATTTATTATTGATGCGTTGTGGTTTTCCCCCTGCCATTATACTAAAAAATGACAGGAAAAAATATTACGAAGCGCTTAATCAAGCCAATAATGGTAATTATCAAAAACTAACACTTTTGATGTGTCAGGCACTTGAACGAACACTTAATATTTATTTAAGCGCTATGCCAGGAAGCAGTTATGATTATCAATCTATTCAAAACATTGTTAGCGAACCTGATACACCTTATGGTCAGGAATATGTAAGTTTATTAGCCAGAACAGGGAAAATAGACGCTTATAAAGAAGGCAGAAACTGGTACACCACCAAAGAAGCCATCGAAGATTATATAGCAACCCGAAAAAGAAAACGCTAGTTTATACTAGCGTTTTTTGTTACTAATTGTAACATAAAGTTTTGCTATCGAGCACTAAAAGAACAAATCAAAGTGGTAACTTTGCGTTTTGCTCAAAATTATGTTAGAAAAAGACAATACTATTGAAGTTCTTGGTGCAAGAGTTCATAATCTTAAAAATATAGACATTTCTATTCCGCGTGAAAAACTGGTTGTAATCACTGGTTTATCGGGTTCGGGAAAATCATCCTTGGCATTTGATACCATTTATGCTGAAGGCCAGCGTCGTTATGTTGAAACTTTTTCGGCATACGCCAGACAATTCCTTGGTGGACTGGAACGTCCTGATGTTGATAAAATTGACGGACTTTCGCCAGTAATTGCCATTGAACAAAAAACAACCAGCAAAAGTCCGCGTTCGACTGTTGGAACCATTACTGAAATTTACGATTTCCTTAGACTTTTATACGCTCGTGGTGCTGATGCATACAGTTATAACACAGGCGAAAAAATGGTTTCGTATTCTGATGAGCAGATTAAAGATCTGATTATTCAAGATTATAAAGGAAAACGAATCAATATTTTGGCTCCGGTTATTAAAGCGAGAAAAGGACATTATGCCGAATTATTCCAGCAAATTACAAAACAAGGATTTTTAAAAGTTCGTGTAAATGGCGAAGTTCAGGATTTGGTCTCTGGAATGAAATTGGATCGTTACAAAACACACGATATTGAAATTGTGGTAGACAGAATGCAGATTGAAGATACACCTGACAATCAGAAAAGATTGGCTGAAAGCATCAATACTGCCATGCATCATGGTGAAAATGTCCTGATGATTTTAGATCAGGATTCTAATGAAGTTCGTTATTTCAGCCGAAATTTGATGTGCCCTTCAACCGGAATATCTTATCAAAATCCGGAACCGAATTTATTTTCTTTTAACTCACCAAAAGGAGCTTGTCCGCATTGCAACGGATTAGGAACGGTTCATGAAATCAATGTAAAAAAGATTATTCCAAATCCGAAATTGTCTATTAAAAGTGGTGGTTTTGCTCCGCTTGGCGAATACAAATCTTCATGGATTTTCAAACAACTGGAAACCATTGGAGAAAAATTCGGATTTAAAATTACCGATCCAATCGAGAAGATCCCCGAAGAAGCCATGACCATGATTTTGCATGGCGGAAAAGATAAATTTGCCGTCAACTCAAAAGATCTTGGTGTAACCAGAGAATACAAAATTGATTTTGAAGGGATTTCAAATTTCATCAAAAATCAATATGATGAAAGTGCTACAACTAGTATCAAACGATGGGCAAAAGATTTTATGGACGAAATTCCATGTCCGGTTTGTGATGGTTCCCGTCTTAAAAAAGAAGCTTTATTTTTTAGAGTAAATGAAAAAAATATCACGGAATTGTGTGATATGGATATTTCAGATTTAACAGCATGGTTTCAAGATTTGAATAGCCATTTGACTGACAAACAGCTTTTGATTGCTTCTGAGGTTGTAAAAGAAATCAAAGACCGTTTGAACTTCTTAATGAATGTTGGTTTGAATTATTTGGCTTTAAGCCGAAGTTCAAAATCGCTTTCTGGAGGAGAAGCACAACGTATCAGATTAGCAACACAAATTGGCTCCCAGTTAGTTGGAGTTTTATATATTTTGGATGAGCCAAGTATTGGTTTACACCAAAGAGACAACGAAAAATTGATTCATTCTTTGGAGCAATTACGTGATATTGGAAACTCGGTTATTGTAGTGGAACACGATAAAGACATGATCGAAACAGCCGATTATGTAATTGATATTGGGCCAAAAGCTGGAAAATATGGTGGAGAAATCATTAGCATTGGAACTCCAAAAGAAACTTTAAAATCAAACACGATTACCGCTCAATATCTGAATGGTAAAATGAAATTTGACATTCCAAAGAAAAGAAGAAAAGGAAACGGAAAATTCTTAAAACTGACTGGAGCAACAGGAAATAACTTAAAAAATGTCTCAATTGAGATTCCTTTAGGACAAATGACCTGCGTTACGGGAGTTTCGGGTAGTGGAAAATCAACTTTAATTAATGAAACACTTTATCCGATTTTAAATGCCTACTATTTTAATGGTGTAAAAAAACCACAGCCTTATAAAAAAATTGAAGGTTTAGAACATATTGACAAAGTTATCGATATTGACCAAAGTCCGATTGGGCGTACTCCACGTTCGAATCCTGCGACTTATACGGAAGTTTTTACAGAAATCAGAAATTTGTTTACGATGACTTCAGAAAGCATGATTCGAGGTTATAAAGCAGGACGTTTCAGTTTTAACGTAAAAGGCGGACGATGTGAAACTTGTGAAGGTTCTGGAGTAAGAACAATCGAAATGAACTTTTTACCAGATGTTTATGTAGAATGCGAAACTTGCCAAGGAAAACGTTTTAACAGAGAAACTTTAGAAATTCGTTATAAAGGAAAATCTATTTCTGATGTTTTAGATATGACAGTTGATGAAGCAGTTCCATTTTTTGAGAACATCCCAAAGATTCATAGAAAAATCAAAACCATTCAGGACGTTGGTTTAGGATATATTACACTTGGTCAGCAAAGTACAACACTTTCCGGTGGTGAGGCACAGCGTATTAAACTGGCCGGAGAATTGTCTAAAAAAGATACAGGAAATACCTTTTATATTCTAGATGAACCTACTACAGGATTACACTTTGAAGATATTCGCGTTTTGATGGAAGTTATCAATAAACTGGTTGACAAAGGAAATACGATTTTGGTAATCGAACATAATATGGACGTTATCAAACTGGCAGATTATATTATCGACATTGGCCCAGAAGGCGGTAAAGGTGGTGGACAATTAGTTGCCAAAGGAACTCCTGAAGAAGTAGCTAAGAATAAAAAGAGTTACACTGCTAAGTTTTTGAAGAAAGAATTAGAGTAAAAAAAATATCTTTGTCAAGGTTTTCAAGCTTTGACAAAGATTCTTATATTTTCATAATTTAACAGTAATTATTTTATATTTTAGCTCTAAAAAAGCGAAATATGAAAACCACCGTATTATTTATTATAATATCGATATTCTCTCTTACCTCCTATTCCCAATCTCAAAAAGACAGTCTCAATAAAGTTGTCCGAGAACGAGTTAAAAATATAAAAGAAGACCAATCGGATAATCCTTATTATACCAAAAAAGAAAAGGAGGACGAATATTTAAACGAAAATAACATCTTTCAAGCTTTAGCGAAGCCAAGTCAAAATAGTGATTTAGCAAACTTTTTTAAGATTCATCTGGAGAAAAAACTTCTCAAAAAAATTGATTTTACCTCAATTAAGGACTCTTATTTGTATGATAATTTTTCAAACAGCAAATACAATTATACCATTCGATTAACTTTCGAATTAAGTAAAACAGGCAAAGCAACAAACTGCCGAATTAATACTGGTGACAAAGAATTGGACAGAAAAGTTATTGAAGTTTTCAAAAAATTTCCTTTAGAAAAACTAGGATTGAAAGAAAGTGATAAATCGGGTAAAATCAGTGTGCAGTTATTTGCTAAAGAAGATAAAGAAGTTGTAATAAAAGCAAGTCAATTTGTTGTAATAGATGCACCTCCAGTTGTAAAAGATTGTCAAGATTTACAAATGTACTGGCAGCTTAATAAATGTCTTTACGATAAGTTACATCAATATATATTGCAAAACATTTCATTAAAAATACTTAACAGCCAAGAATTAAGAGGCGAAATTATTTTCAGTCCGCGTTTTACAATTAACAAGGAAGGAAAAATTACGCATGTAAATTCGATCGCGCCAAATAAGATTATTAAAGACGAAATTGATCGCGTTATACTTTCGTTTAATGAAATAATTAAACCAGGGAAAAGAAATAATGTTCCTAAAGATACTTATTGCGAGACTTATAAAACTATTACAATAGAAAATTTGAAGTAACAACCCGTTATAGATATTGACCGATCCTACGGATCTTTTGCTGTGTCGTTCGTTCTAACGACGGATTAAAATCCGTCGCTACAAAATTTGGTCGAGCCAATGGCTCTTTTAATTGAGTTCATTAGGAACGATTAATATTGTAGCAACGGATTTTAATCCGTTGATTTTATTAATTCGCAACGTTAATTGAGTTCCGTAGGAACGGTATATTTAATTTTGATGTAATAATTAATTCAGAATTCTATTTGTATAAACAATTAGTAATGAAACCAAAACCTCAATTTCATCATTACCTAAACTTTACTTTTAGATTATAATTCCTGTTTTCTGTAACAATTCTAGAAAAAAGTGTTAATTTAGTATCCGCTTTTTTTGAAAAAATACAAAGTTAAAAGAGAGATCTTTCAATTAAACCAACTATTTATTTGGAAACCAACTGCCCTAGCCCTCATGGTCCCGAAGCTTCGAGAGACATCCTTTTGCTGTGGGGTTCACAGCAAAAGATACAGCGGACAGCAGGAATAAGCTTCTCCTTTCAAATATGATAGAAAATATAGAATAACATAATAAATTAAAATACCTAAAATGAGATTAGAAGATTTTGATAATGATGAAGACAAAGTAATTCAGGACCGTTTGAAGCAAAAAACGTGGAATGAAATTAGAACCAATGACAGCTGGGCAATTTTTAAAATTATGTCTGAGTTTGTAAATGGCTATGAGGCAATGGGACGAATTGGGCCTTGTGTTTCTATTTTTGGTTCTGCTAGAACCAAGCCGGACGATAAATACTATCAATTGGCAGAAAAAATTGCTTATAAAATCAGTAAAGCAGGTTATGGTGTAATTACAGGCGGTGGCCCTGGAATTATGGAAGCTGGTAACAAAGGTGCGCATTTAGGAGGCGGAACTTCGGTTGGTCTAAACATCGAATTGCCATTTGAACAGCATTTTAACCCTTATATCGATCACGATAAAAACTTGAACTTCGATTATTTCTTTGTGAGAAAAGTAATGTTCGTCAAATATTCTCAAGGTTTTGTGGTTATGCCAGGTGGTTTTGGAACTTTGGACGAAATGTTTGAAGCAATCACTTTGATTCAGACGAAAAAAATTGGAAAATTCCCGATCATTTTGGTAGGAGTTGAATTTTGGTCTGGTTTAATCGAATGGGTAAAAACAGTATTGGTCGAAAAAATGCATACGGTTAGTCCAGAAGATTTGGATTTATTTAAGATCGTAGACTCCGAAGATGAAGTAGTTGATGTTTTGGATAAATTCTATAAGAAATACGATTTAAGTCCGAATTTCTAATTTTTTTAACTATATGAGTAATATTAGGAATTACAACTTTGTTATTAAAGTACTATAATTCAAGTTCACTTACATGGCTTATATGGTTAAATTTCATTAAATATCGTAAAAATTGAAAGCTGTTTTTTGAAACAGCTTTTTTTATACTATTTTTACAAAAATCCGAAGTAGCTTTATGTACGTAACTTAAGTATATCTGATAAATTTTGCGCCATTCTTGAAATTGTTTTTTAAAATTATCTGCCCGATTGTAGTTTTATTGTTCTCCATAAAACTTTCAGCACAACATCTTTCTAAGATGGAGGTGGCGGTAAATCTCGAACTAAAAACACTGAACGTAAAACAGGACATTACGTATCATAATACTTCTGAAGATTCTCTGATAACTATTGTTTTAAACGATTGGAACAATGCTTTTGCAGATAAGAATACTCCGCTTGCAAGACGTTTTTCTGATGAATTTTACAGAGGTTTTCATTTAGCAAAAGCGGCAGACAGAGGAAAAACTACCATTCTAAATCTACTCGATACTGATTTTACAGCTCTGGAATGGGAACGAACCGAAAAAAATCCAGATTATATCATCATAAAATTAAATCGAAAGTTATTTCCAGGTCAAAAAATCGATTTACATCTGACTTATATCGTAAAAGTTCCTAATGATAAATTTACTGATTTTGGTTTTGATCAAAATGGTGGCATGGCACTTAAAAACTGGTTTCTGAGTCCTGCCCGTTTTGAAAACCATGGATTTATAAAATACAACAATTTCAATTTAGATGATATTGCCAATGCAACAACAGATTATGCAATTGAAGTTAAAATCCCAAATCCATATGTTATTACAACCGATTTAAATTCGGTTTCTAAAGATGTTTCCAACAGAGACTACAGCATTTATTCTTTTAGCGGTAAAAACAGAACAGATTTTAGTCTTTATATTGAAAAACAAAGCACTTTTAGAACTTATGATAACAGTTTGCTAGAAGTAGAAACCAATCTAAAAAACAAAAAAATCGATGAAATTCAGAAAGCCATAATCATTGATCGTGTTGTTTCTTTTGCATCGGATTTTATTGGGAAATATCCACATGAAAAAATCACAGTTTCACAAGCAGATTATGATCGAAATCCTTTTTATGGACTAAATCAGCTACCTTCTTTTATTAGTCCGTTTTCAGATGAATTTATGTTTGAGATTCAATTCTTAAAAACATTTTTAAACAATTATCTCAAAAATAGTCTTCGCGTGGATTCTCGAAAAGACAATTGGGTTTATGATGGAATCCAGATTTATGCCATGATGAAATATATGGAAGAAAATCATCTGGATAAAAAAATGCTGGGAAGACTTTCGGACATGAAACTCTTTAAAAGCTATAATATTACCAATCTGACTTTTAACGAGCAGTACAGCTATTATTATATGCTAATGGCTCGTAAAAATCTGGATCAGCCATTGGGAGATCCAAAAAATACTCTAATTAAATTCAACGAACAAATTGCCAGTAAATACCGCGCTGGTTTAAGTTTGAGTTATTTAGACGATTATTTAAATCATGATATTGTTCCAGAAAGCGTAAAAGAATTTTATGATCTCAACAAAATACAGCAAACGAATCGTTATGATCTGGAAAAAATATTGATTAATAAAACTCCCAAAAATCTAGATTGGTTCTTTAATACCATAATTGACTCTCGAGAAATAATTGATTATAAATTTACTCACGTTTCCAGAACAGTAGACAGCGTAAGCTTTTCGATTAAAAACAAAACCGGAATTTATGCTCCAATTCCTGTTTATGGCCTTAAAAAAAACAAAGTCGTTTTTAAAGAATGGATTGAGCCTAAAAACAAAGATTCTGTTTATGAATTTGACAGAAAAAATGCAGATAAAATTGTTTTAAACTATGACAATGAAGTTCCAGAATACAACCAGAGAAACAATTGGAAATCATTGAAAAGCCTTGTTATAACCAATCGTCCAATTAAGTTTAATTTTGCGAAAGATTTAGAAGACCCATTTTACAATCAGATTTTATATATTCCGACGCTTACTTACAATTACTACGATGGTTTTACTCCAGGAATCCGTTTTCATAATAAAACCATTTTGGACAAACCTTTTAATTTTGATATAAATCCAGCGTATTCTATCAAGGCAGGAACACTCTCTGGTTCTTCTGCTTTTTCTTGGAACGAATATTATAGAAACAGCACTTTATACAATGTCCGCTACTCTATTAGTCAAAATTATTTTCATTATGCGCCGGATGCTACTTATTTAAGATTGAATCCGATGGTGCAGTTTCGTATTCGTGAAAAAGATTTTAGAGACAATAGAAAGCAATTGTTTTTATTCCGTCAAGTTATCGTAAATCGAGAAGCAAGTACATACATTACAGACAATTCAAAACCAAATTATTCCATTTTTAACGCGAGATATTCCAATACTAAAACTGAATTAATCGATCATTTTAACTTCATGACTGATTTACAGTTTTCAAGCGGATTTGGAAAAGTGTCTGGAGAGATTGAATACAGAAGATTATTTCAAAACAACCGAAAATTAAACTTAAGATTATTTGCTGGAAGTTTTATGTACAACACAACAAATTCAGATTATTTTAGTTTTGGTTTAGACCGTCCTACTGATTATTTATTTGATTATAATCTATTTGGAAGATCAGAAAGCACTGGTTTTTTCAGTCAGCAGTATGTAATTGCAGAAGGAGGTTTTAAGTCTCAATTGGAACCTTCCTACGCCAATCAATGGATGACGACTTTAAATGCCAGTTATGCCGTTTGGAATTGGGTAGAATTATATGGAGACATTGGTTTTATGAAAAATAAACATCAAAGCGAGTTCTTTGCTTATGATACCGGAGTACGTTTAAATCTAGTCCCAGACTACTTTGAACTTTATTTTCCAGTTTATTCAAATAATGGATGGGAAATTTCACAACCTAGATACAATGAAAAAATACGATTTATAATCACTTTCTCACCAAAAACATTAGTCACTCTTTTTACCCGAAAATGGTTTTAATCAAATAAATTTTAAACAAAAACTTGCGAAATTATCAACAATTATATTTTTTTCATAAAAATAACATAAAAAAAATACGTAGTTTTTTGATTTTAAATACAAATAATTAAATTATATTTAGTTTAAAGAATTATGATTATTGATTGTTTTTAAGTAATTTCGCGACATAAACATGACCCTTCAAGATTATGATAAAAGAAATAAACAATACTACATTGACATTTGAAGATTTCAAAACTGAGGTATTGAATGACTATAGAACTGCTGTAATCAGTCGTGAATGTAGTCTTTTAGGTCGAAAAGAAGTATTAACAGGAAAAGCTAAATTTGGAATTTTTGGCGATGGAAAAGAAGTGCCGCAGCTGGCAATGGCTAAGGCTTTTAAAAACGGGGATTTCCGCTCTGGATACTATCGCGATCAGACTTTTATGATGGCTATTGGCGAATTGGATGCAAAACAGTTTTTTGCTGGTTTATATGGTCATACGGATTTGGCTTTCGATCCAATGTCTGCTGGAAGACAAATGGGCGGACACTTTGTGACGCACAGTTTAAACGAAGATGGTTCTTGGAAAGACTTAACCAAACAAAAAAATTCAAGCTCGGATATATCGCCAACTGCAGGTCAAATGCCAAGATTATTGGGATTAGCGCAAGCTTCTAAAATTTATAGAAATGTTGATGGTATTACCATCAAAGACAAATTCTCTGTTAATGGTGACGAAGTAGCTTGGGGAACAATTGGTAACGCAAGTACTTCTGAAGGTTTGTTTTTTGAAACTATAAACGCTGCAGGAGTTTTACAGGTACCAATGGTAATGAGTGTTTGGGATGATGAATATGGAATTTCTGTTCACGCTAAACACCAAACTACTAAAGAAAATATTTCTGAGATTTTAAAAGGATATCAACGTGATGAAGATGCTAAAGGCTACGAAATCTTTAGAGTAAAAGGATGGGATTATGCTGAATTGATTTCGACCTATGAAAGAGCTGGAGCAATTGCAAGAGAAGAACATATTCCTGTTTTAATTCACGTAAGTGAGTTAACACAACCTCAGGGCCATTCTACTTCTGGTTCTCACGAACGTTACAAAAGTGCTGAAAGACTGGCTTGGGAAAAAGATTTTGACTGTATCCGCCAAATGCGTTTATGGATGATTGCAATCAACATTGCTTCTCCTGAAGAATTAGCTGAACTTGATTTCGAATTAAAGAAACTTGTTTTAGAAGCTAAAAAAGAAGCTTGGAATTCCTTTATCAATCCAATTATTGAAGAGCAAAAAAATCTTCTAAACTTATTGGAACAAATTGCAGAAGCAAGCATCAATCATAAAGAAAGAATTAAAAAATTAATTGCTGAATTAAGTGCGATAAAAGCACCTTTAAAGAAAGAATTATTAGTTTACGCTAGAAAGATTCTTCGTTTTATTGAAGTTCCAAACAGTAAAATTCTTTTATCAAACTGGATCACAAGTTTCTTAACTGAAACTCAAGAAAAGTTCAGCAGCAATTTACATTCTGAATCTGCTCAAAATGTATTTTCTGTAGAAA
This portion of the Flavobacterium panacagri genome encodes:
- a CDS encoding Fic family protein — its product is MWNINLTYREEFQSTFDRLYQKRQELQTSRPLPNIALNKIRESLSLEWTYNSNSIEGNTMSLRETQMVIQEGITIKGKSLREHFETHNHDKAIDYLYSIVDENYKLRSIDILSIHGLVLRSIEDDFAGRIRNGGVRISGANFMPPNANKVSDYLDELIEFINTNPLGLNDIELATIYHHKLVWIHPFFDGNGRTVRLSMNLLLMRCGFPPAIILKNDRKKYYEALNQANNGNYQKLTLLMCQALERTLNIYLSAMPGSSYDYQSIQNIVSEPDTPYGQEYVSLLARTGKIDAYKEGRNWYTTKEAIEDYIATRKRKR
- a CDS encoding aminopeptidase, which encodes MEVAVNLELKTLNVKQDITYHNTSEDSLITIVLNDWNNAFADKNTPLARRFSDEFYRGFHLAKAADRGKTTILNLLDTDFTALEWERTEKNPDYIIIKLNRKLFPGQKIDLHLTYIVKVPNDKFTDFGFDQNGGMALKNWFLSPARFENHGFIKYNNFNLDDIANATTDYAIEVKIPNPYVITTDLNSVSKDVSNRDYSIYSFSGKNRTDFSLYIEKQSTFRTYDNSLLEVETNLKNKKIDEIQKAIIIDRVVSFASDFIGKYPHEKITVSQADYDRNPFYGLNQLPSFISPFSDEFMFEIQFLKTFLNNYLKNSLRVDSRKDNWVYDGIQIYAMMKYMEENHLDKKMLGRLSDMKLFKSYNITNLTFNEQYSYYYMLMARKNLDQPLGDPKNTLIKFNEQIASKYRAGLSLSYLDDYLNHDIVPESVKEFYDLNKIQQTNRYDLEKILINKTPKNLDWFFNTIIDSREIIDYKFTHVSRTVDSVSFSIKNKTGIYAPIPVYGLKKNKVVFKEWIEPKNKDSVYEFDRKNADKIVLNYDNEVPEYNQRNNWKSLKSLVITNRPIKFNFAKDLEDPFYNQILYIPTLTYNYYDGFTPGIRFHNKTILDKPFNFDINPAYSIKAGTLSGSSAFSWNEYYRNSTLYNVRYSISQNYFHYAPDATYLRLNPMVQFRIREKDFRDNRKQLFLFRQVIVNREASTYITDNSKPNYSIFNARYSNTKTELIDHFNFMTDLQFSSGFGKVSGEIEYRRLFQNNRKLNLRLFAGSFMYNTTNSDYFSFGLDRPTDYLFDYNLFGRSESTGFFSQQYVIAEGGFKSQLEPSYANQWMTTLNASYAVWNWVELYGDIGFMKNKHQSEFFAYDTGVRLNLVPDYFELYFPVYSNNGWEISQPRYNEKIRFIITFSPKTLVTLFTRKWF
- a CDS encoding TIGR00730 family Rossman fold protein, with product MRLEDFDNDEDKVIQDRLKQKTWNEIRTNDSWAIFKIMSEFVNGYEAMGRIGPCVSIFGSARTKPDDKYYQLAEKIAYKISKAGYGVITGGGPGIMEAGNKGAHLGGGTSVGLNIELPFEQHFNPYIDHDKNLNFDYFFVRKVMFVKYSQGFVVMPGGFGTLDEMFEAITLIQTKKIGKFPIILVGVEFWSGLIEWVKTVLVEKMHTVSPEDLDLFKIVDSEDEVVDVLDKFYKKYDLSPNF
- the uvrA gene encoding excinuclease ABC subunit UvrA, whose amino-acid sequence is MLEKDNTIEVLGARVHNLKNIDISIPREKLVVITGLSGSGKSSLAFDTIYAEGQRRYVETFSAYARQFLGGLERPDVDKIDGLSPVIAIEQKTTSKSPRSTVGTITEIYDFLRLLYARGADAYSYNTGEKMVSYSDEQIKDLIIQDYKGKRINILAPVIKARKGHYAELFQQITKQGFLKVRVNGEVQDLVSGMKLDRYKTHDIEIVVDRMQIEDTPDNQKRLAESINTAMHHGENVLMILDQDSNEVRYFSRNLMCPSTGISYQNPEPNLFSFNSPKGACPHCNGLGTVHEINVKKIIPNPKLSIKSGGFAPLGEYKSSWIFKQLETIGEKFGFKITDPIEKIPEEAMTMILHGGKDKFAVNSKDLGVTREYKIDFEGISNFIKNQYDESATTSIKRWAKDFMDEIPCPVCDGSRLKKEALFFRVNEKNITELCDMDISDLTAWFQDLNSHLTDKQLLIASEVVKEIKDRLNFLMNVGLNYLALSRSSKSLSGGEAQRIRLATQIGSQLVGVLYILDEPSIGLHQRDNEKLIHSLEQLRDIGNSVIVVEHDKDMIETADYVIDIGPKAGKYGGEIISIGTPKETLKSNTITAQYLNGKMKFDIPKKRRKGNGKFLKLTGATGNNLKNVSIEIPLGQMTCVTGVSGSGKSTLINETLYPILNAYYFNGVKKPQPYKKIEGLEHIDKVIDIDQSPIGRTPRSNPATYTEVFTEIRNLFTMTSESMIRGYKAGRFSFNVKGGRCETCEGSGVRTIEMNFLPDVYVECETCQGKRFNRETLEIRYKGKSISDVLDMTVDEAVPFFENIPKIHRKIKTIQDVGLGYITLGQQSTTLSGGEAQRIKLAGELSKKDTGNTFYILDEPTTGLHFEDIRVLMEVINKLVDKGNTILVIEHNMDVIKLADYIIDIGPEGGKGGGQLVAKGTPEEVAKNKKSYTAKFLKKELE
- a CDS encoding chloride channel protein, whose amino-acid sequence is MLKKYFRRLESIIALAQSLMTPKQFLFLSSVLIGISCSLAVIVLKTFAHSVFSFATYINGILKLSFINSILPIVGILLTVFVVKKVLNGSIQKGTSQILYAVAKKASIIPRKQMYAQIVTSSLTVGLGGSAGLESPIVITGAAFGSNYAQNYKMQYKDRTLLIGCGVAAGIAAAFNAPIAGVLFAIEVLLVDVSISAFTPIMISAATGALVSAIVLDESILLSFKKQETFDYHNIPFYVILGVLTGLTAIYYSRNFQRVEHYFAKQQINPYKKALIGSSLLALLIFVFPTLFGEGYESIRTLSETDPGKLLDNTLFADFRNNQWVLLLFVGATMMMKVFASGLTLGSGGNGGNFAPSLFLGSYLGYFFSKLITMIGLSKLPITNFTMVGMAGILSGLFHAPLTAIFLIAEITGGYGLMIPLMIVSSISFAISKRYEKYSLDVKGLVKKGHAFTSNKDSNILSTLDIDTIIQCDYLTVHPEENLSKLVDLISHSNQVVFAVVDNEKELVGVVHFNDIREIIFNSYRVKYTQIKDVMKTPAATISSFDSMEIVMSKFEKSKSAFLPVLRNGKYYGFISKSIALEAYRTKLRAMTIE